The Lycium barbarum isolate Lr01 chromosome 9, ASM1917538v2, whole genome shotgun sequence genome has a segment encoding these proteins:
- the LOC132611726 gene encoding uncharacterized protein LOC132611726 — MEAADDNPKYIHEFLVVKIAVCGTCCHYSLALRKKCGDTQDGFTGWSISMLNSGIWYTYHRGHKNIAGSDGMIYAASFVELYEEYMIQQNILLIYTLLVHLIQAAVFMVAEFPEFKIRCKIHKEPNITNATNNIPEASSSDGEDGVPDSDYEIGDDSDEEEESENASDTLDEDYESLEEGPFDGDEVAKRIVETFNGQHSNDPTISQAFGDISNRANLSPRGSNVSRMGRGNYRGPFCKTTKLDRYRRRLGYNFAYANYNNMIWIITDEDVECQVYSDTEQQLTCFIKIGDDTISITTVYAKCKDSLRESLWEDLSLIASSQNLEWMVLGDFNCITDQTEKIGGNPHRMEKSLPLLECIGDCDLYDLSFIGSAFTWCNYRVPENRIWKRLDRMSNQKWLTTFPETSVTHLVRSGSDHAPLLIHAKACNISHIKYFKFLNFWVDKPDFQDIVKQAWQIDVQGSQVWRFHMKLKNTSKKLSWWSRNIIGDIFELTKTMEKRVADLEDVCLQDNSTTNMVNLNEANALLIRHYKTEEAFWRQKAGIKWHAEGDLNTKIFHSVITSRRQRLSLKKIKNGEGNWIEGDRIAQEAISYFENIFTKDNNNNDFSKLSCLPKIVSREDNEMLCSIPTMQELKDTVFSMDPGSAPGPNGMTGIFYHKCWDIISTDLLNMIIEIFKGGIINRAISHSCLILIPKVKSPQAFSDFRPISLSNFSCKILSKLINGRLTSIMDKIISQNQSGFMKGRSISENITLTQEMVHNMNKAEPNDNVVMKLDMAKAYDRVSWTYMCHVLKQLGFSGSWVDLIHRIISNNWYSININGTRMLNHLSNDSFVRFTCKSNVPSITHLCYADDTILFSSGDRNSITMMMDKLSEYEKISVQLVNKRKSGFMVHSKASDSFIQDIINLTGFAHQKLPFNYLGCPIYTGRKKITYFNDLVAKVSNRITRWHNKTLSAGGKAVLIKSVLASIPLHTLSVIQPPKTCIKQIEMCIANFFWGG; from the exons ATGGAAGCTGCAGATGATAATCCAAAGTACATACATGAATTTCTTGTTGTCAAGATTGCAGTGTGTGGCACTTGCTGCCACTACAGTTTGGCATTAAGGAAGAAGTGTGGTGATACTCAAGATGGATTTACAGGATGGTCAATAAGCATGCTTAACTCAG GAATTTGGTATACTTATCATAGAGGTCACAAGAATATAGCAGGTTCTGATGGTATGATTTATGCAGCTTCATTTGTAGAACTG TACGAGGAGTACATGATACAACAAAATATACTACTGATATACACCTTGCTGGTGCATCTGATACAAGCTGCAGTCTTCATGGTTGCAGAATTTCCAGAATTCAAGATTAGATGCAAG ATTCATAAAGAACCAAACATTACTAATGCTACTAACAACATTCCTGAAGCTAGCTCATCTGATGGTGAAGATGGGGTTCCTGACAGTGATTATGAAATAGGGGATGACTCAGACGAAGAAGAGGAATCAGAGAATGCTTCAGATACACTGGATGAGGACTATGAAAGCCTGGAAGAGGGCCCTTTTGATGGTGATGAAGTTGCAAAAAGGATTGTTGAAACTTTTAATGGACAACATAGCAATGACCCTACCATTTCCCAAGCTTTTGGGGATATCTCTAATAGGGCAAACCTATCACCAAGAGGGTCTAATGTGTCAAGAATGGGAAGAGGCAACTACAGAG GACCATTTTGCAAAACCACAAAACTTGATAGATACAGAAGACGATTGGGTTATAATTTTGCTTATGCTAACTACAACAACATGATATGGATAATTACTGATGAAGATGTTGAATGCCAAGTCTATTCTGACACTGAACAACAACTTACTTGCTTTATCAAGATTGGAGATGACACTATTTCCATCACTACTGTTTATGCTAAGTGTAAAGATTCTCTCAGGGAATCTCTATGGGAAGATCTCAGCCTTATTGCTTCCAGTCAGAATCTTGAATGGATGGTTTTAGGAGATTTCAACTGTATTACTGATCAAACTGAGAAGATAGGAGGAAATCCACATAGAATGGAGAAGAGTTTACCTCTTCTTGAATGTATTGGAGACTGTGATCTTTATGACCTGAGCTTCATTGGTTCTGCCTTTACTTGGTGTAACTACAGAGTTCCAGAGAATAGAATATGGAAGAGATTAGACAGAATGTCTAATCAGAAATGGTTAACTACTTTTCCTGAGACTAGTGTCACTCATTTGGTTAGATCTGGGTCTGATCATGCCCCTCTGCTTATACATGCTAAAGCTTGTAACATTAGTCATATTAAATACTTCAAATTCTTGAACTTTTGGGTGGATAAACCTGATTTTCAGGATATTGTGAAGCAAGCTTGGCAGATAGATGTACAGGGTTCTCAGGTCTGGAGGTTCCATATGAAACTGAAAAATACAAGTAAGAAACTATCTTGGTGGTCTAGGAACATCATTGGAGACATTTTCGAGCTTACAAAAACAATGGAAAAAAGAGTGGCTGATCTTGAGGATGTTTGCCTTCAAGACAACTCTACTACTAATATGGTTAACCTTAATGAGGCCAATGCTTTACTAATCAGGCATTACAAGACTGAGGAAGCCTTCTGGAGGCAAAAGGCTGGTATTAAGTGGCATGCTGAAGGGGATCTAAATACAAAAATTTTCCACTCTGTTATTACTTCCAGGAGGCAAAGATTGTCTCTCAAGAAGATAAAAAATGGGGAAGGTAACTGGATTGAGGGGGACAGAATTGCTCAAGAAGCTATTTCATACTTTGAGAACATTTTCACaaaagacaacaacaacaatgattTTTCTAAACTCTCATGTCTTCCTAAGATTGTCTCAAGGGAGGATAATGAGATGTTATGCTCTATTCCCACCATGCAAGAACTCAAAGACACTGTTTTCTCAATGGATCCTGGAAGTGCACCAGGCCCTAATGGCATGACGGGTATTTTTTATCATAAATGCTGGGATATTATTTCTACTGATCTTCTTAACATGATTATTGAGATTTTTAAGGGTGGGATTATTAATAGGGCTATTTCTCACTCTTGTCTGATTTTAATCCCCAAAGTCAAATCTCCTCAAGCTTTTTCTGATTTTAGACCAATTAGTTTAAGTAATTTTTCTTGCAAAATTCTCTCTAAATTGATTAATGGTAGACTTACCAGTATTATGGATAAGATTATCTCCCAAAATCAATCTGGCTTTATGAAAGGTAGGTCTATTAGTGAGAATATTACTCTTACTCAAGAGATGGTGCACAATATGAACAAAGCTGAGCCCAATGACAATGTTGTTATGAAATTAGATATGGCTaaggcatatgatagggtctcTTGGACCTATATGTGCCATGTGCTTAAACAGTTGGGTTTCTCTGGCTCTTGGGTTGATCTGATTCATCGTATTATCTCTAATAACTGGTATTCCATTAATATAAATGGTACCAG AATGCTGAATCATTTGAGCAATGACAGTTTTGTTCGTTTTACTTGCAAAAGTAATGTACCTTCTATTACCCATTTGTGCTATGCTGATGACACTATCCTTTTCAGTTCTGGGGATCGCAATTCCATCACTATGATGATGGATAAACTCAGTGAATATGAGAAAATCTCTGTTCAACTTGTTAACAAGAGAAAATCTGGTTTCATGGTTCACTCCAAGGCCAGTGACTCTTTTATCCAGGATATTATTAATCTCACTGGTTTTGCTCATCAAAAACTCCCTTTTAATTATTTGGGTTGTCCTATTTACACTGGTAGGAAGAAAATTACCTATTTCAATGATTTGGTGGCTAAGGTGTCCAATAGAATTACTCGTTGGCATAACAAGACTCTTTCTGCTGGAGGCAAGGCAGTACTTATCAAATCAGTTCTTGCTTCTATTCCTCTTCACACTCTTTCTGTCATTCAACCCCCTAAAACATGTATTAAACAGATCGAAATGTGCATTGCTAACTTCTTCTGGGGGGGATAG